Proteins from a genomic interval of Bos mutus isolate GX-2022 chromosome 15, NWIPB_WYAK_1.1, whole genome shotgun sequence:
- the LOC102275041 gene encoding uncharacterized protein, with the protein MEDASVASQKCQPHPTPRHGGSLLWRLSGGSQADRQEPRRADGVTRSGMTTPAPGMSLQQLPLAPLNLWGCWDWKHGSPPVSVAHPIPHWLSGGSPKENEDPFYYDYETVRNGGLIFAALAFIVGLVIILSKRFRCGAKRQHRQIPEDGL; encoded by the exons ATGGAAGATGCTTCTGTGGCCTCCCAGAAgtgccagccccaccccacccccaggcacgGTGGGTCCCTGCTTTGGAGGCTCAGTGGTGGGTCCCAAGCCGACCGTCAGGAGCCACGGAGAGCAGATGGTGTCACTCGCAGTGGCATGACCACCCCTGCTCCTGGGATGTCCCTCCAGCAGCTTCCCCTGGCCCCCCTGAACCTCTGGGGGTGCTGGGACTGGAAGCACGGGAGTCCCCCTGTTTCTGTGGCTCACCCCATCCCCCACTGGCTCTCAGGTGGCAGCCCCAAGGAGAACGAGGACCCATTCTACTACG ACTACGAGACCGTCCGCAATGGGGGCCTGATCTTCGCCGCCCTGGCCTTCATCGTGGGGCTCGTCATCATCCTCA GCAAAAGATTCCGCTGCGGGGCCAAGAGGCAGCACCG GCAAATTCCTGAAGATGGGCTCTAA